GAATCACGACATTCAATTCGCGTCTTTGTGCAACTTCTCGATTCCAGACATCCACATCTTGAGATTGATGAGAATGTCAATGATTACATTCAATCTCTTTTAAAACCTGATCAAAAATTGATTCAAATTTTTACAAAAGCTGACAAGTTAAATCAAAAAGAAAAAAGTGCGTTAAAGCGAGAGTTTCCCGGTGCCATACTCGTCTCTAGTAGTCAAAAAACCGGAATCAATCAAGCACTTGAAACACTGTTTGATTCTATTTTTCCAGCAAGGCAATCATGATGATTACATATACCAAAGGAACGCTTAAAGACATCGAAGCCATGCAAGCACTTGTTGCCCCAGAAGTTAAAAGCGGTATTATTTTAGAACGAAACAATGATGAGATAGCGACCAATATTAGGTCTTATATCTTAGCAAAAGAATCAGGGGTATTGATTGGTTTTGGCGCTTTACATTTTCACACAAAAGAGTTAGGTGAAGTGAGAAGTCTGATTGTATCGGATACCTCACGGGGTAAAGGCGTTGGTAAAAATATCGTCAATACCATTTTGGAAGAAGCCGCTGCTCTTGAGGCACAAAAAGTATTTGCGCTGACCTATAAAAAAGCTTTTTTTGAGACTTTGGGTTTTGTGGAAATTCCCAAAGAAGAGTTGCCTGCTAATAAAGTATGGACCGATTGCATTAAATGCAAATTCTTTCCAATTTGCGATGAGATAGCCTTAATCAAAAACATATGATCCAAAAAGAAAAAATATTTGATTTTCGGCTGGTACTTTTTAGTATTGTCCTTGTACTGATTCAAATATTTTCGAGTATGTATCAATTTTTCCCTACTTTTGTGGGGGTATTTTTTTGTTATGTGCTCTTAGAGATTGATAAAAAAGAGAAATTTCTTTATGTCTTTTTGAGCTTTTTATATCTAAGTTTTTATGAATTAAACAAAGGATTTTCCCTTTTCTCATATATTGTTTTAGCATTACTTTTTTATTATGTATTTGCTGAGCGGATTAAAAGTTATTTTACTTGTAAAAATTGTATTTTATTTATTTATGTTTTCGTGGCCTATATTGGACACTTTTTTTTAAATGAGCTTATTTCATATGCTCTACACAAGCCCCATCCGAGTTTTTCTATGGAATATTTTTATTATATAGGATTTGATTTTATTATTTGTAGTATTTTCTTTAGGTCAAAAGTATGAAAATCAAGATATTTATTTCCATTTTTGTTGTTATTTGGATTATCATTCTTTCACGTGTTTATTATATTAGTATCAAATCGTATGCATATTATGAAGAGTTAGCCAAACAAAATGCTATCAAAACGGAAGAGTTAGCACCTCTTAGAGGTTCGATTTTAGATTTACACGGTCGTCCCTTGTCTGTTAATAAACTGGGATTTTCAATCGGAATCGCGCCGGGTCTCAGCTCTTCTCGGAAGAGAAAAGAATTAGATAAAAATCTAGATTTCTTAGTGGAGACTCTGCATTTAGATAATAAAGAAAAACTCAGAAAGCGTTATCTCAAAAAAGATTCTCCCTATGCTCACGATTTTGTCAAAGTCATTGATTTCATTGCGTATGATGATGTTATCAAAAGTTTTACTAAAATTTCGCTTAATAAAAATCTCAAGATTGAAGTCTCCTCAAAAAGAT
This genomic window from Sulfurospirillum sp. 1612 contains:
- a CDS encoding N-acetyltransferase produces the protein MITYTKGTLKDIEAMQALVAPEVKSGIILERNNDEIATNIRSYILAKESGVLIGFGALHFHTKELGEVRSLIVSDTSRGKGVGKNIVNTILEEAAALEAQKVFALTYKKAFFETLGFVEIPKEELPANKVWTDCIKCKFFPICDEIALIKNI